A genome region from Micromonospora peucetia includes the following:
- a CDS encoding holo-ACP synthase: protein MIVAVGIDVVLVERFARALARTPLLADRLFTEAERCTRSGNPRSPESLAARFAAKEAVAKALGAPAGLSWHDCEIVPDPDGRPWLTVSGTVAAAAVERGVNRWHLSLSHDGGIASAMVVAER from the coding sequence GTGATCGTCGCTGTCGGCATCGACGTCGTCCTCGTCGAGCGGTTCGCCAGGGCCCTGGCACGGACACCACTGCTGGCCGACCGGCTCTTCACGGAGGCCGAGCGCTGCACCCGTTCCGGCAACCCGCGTTCGCCCGAGTCGCTGGCCGCCCGCTTCGCGGCCAAGGAGGCGGTCGCCAAGGCGCTCGGCGCCCCGGCCGGCCTGAGCTGGCACGACTGCGAGATCGTGCCGGACCCGGACGGCCGTCCCTGGCTGACCGTCTCCGGCACGGTCGCGGCGGCGGCCGTCGAGCGTGGGGTCAACCGCTGGCATCTCTCGTTGTCCCATGACGGCGGGATCGCCTCGGCAATGGTGGTCGCGGAACGGTGA
- a CDS encoding pyridoxal phosphate-dependent aminotransferase, whose product MTTADVDPLVARMRPFGTTIFAEMSALAARTGAINLGQGFPDNDGPPEMLAAAAEALRTGQNQYPPGPGIPTLRAAVAAHQRRFWGLEYDPDGEIVVTAGATEAIAAAILGLCEPGDEVVCFEPYYDSYAASVALAGAVRRPVTLRPAADGRYAFDPAALRAAFGPRTRLVLLNSPHNPTGKVFTPDELALIAELCQEHDAYAVTDEVYEHLVFTDAATGHLPLATLPGMRERTLRISSAGKTFSCTGWKVGWVSGPAALVSAVLRVKQFLTFVNAAPLQPAVAVALALPDDYFAEFRRDMQARRDQLVAGLTDAGFGVLTPEGTYFVTADIGPLGGVDGIEFCRSLPERCGVVAVPTQVFYDDPEAGRRLVRFAFCKRPEVLAEAVTRLRRL is encoded by the coding sequence GTGACGACCGCCGACGTGGATCCGCTGGTGGCCCGGATGCGTCCGTTCGGGACGACCATCTTCGCCGAGATGTCCGCCCTCGCCGCCCGCACCGGCGCGATCAACCTCGGTCAGGGTTTCCCGGACAACGACGGGCCGCCGGAGATGCTGGCCGCCGCGGCGGAGGCGCTGCGCACCGGGCAGAACCAGTACCCGCCGGGCCCGGGCATCCCGACGCTGCGCGCGGCGGTGGCCGCGCACCAGCGCCGGTTCTGGGGGCTGGAGTACGACCCGGACGGCGAGATCGTGGTGACGGCGGGCGCCACCGAGGCCATCGCGGCGGCGATCCTCGGCCTCTGCGAGCCGGGCGACGAGGTGGTCTGCTTCGAGCCGTACTACGACTCGTACGCCGCCTCGGTGGCGCTGGCCGGCGCGGTCCGGCGCCCGGTCACGCTGCGTCCCGCCGCCGACGGCCGGTACGCCTTCGACCCGGCCGCCCTGCGCGCCGCGTTCGGCCCGCGCACCCGGCTCGTGCTGCTCAACTCCCCGCACAACCCGACCGGCAAGGTGTTCACCCCCGACGAGCTGGCGCTGATCGCCGAGCTGTGCCAGGAGCACGACGCGTACGCGGTGACCGACGAGGTGTACGAGCACCTGGTCTTCACCGACGCCGCCACCGGCCACCTGCCGCTGGCGACCCTGCCCGGGATGCGCGAGCGGACGCTGCGGATCTCCTCGGCCGGCAAGACGTTCTCCTGCACGGGCTGGAAGGTCGGCTGGGTCAGTGGCCCCGCGGCGCTGGTCTCGGCGGTGCTGCGGGTGAAGCAGTTCCTCACCTTCGTCAACGCCGCGCCGCTCCAGCCGGCGGTCGCGGTGGCGCTGGCCCTGCCGGACGACTACTTCGCGGAGTTCCGCCGGGACATGCAGGCCCGCCGGGACCAGCTGGTCGCGGGCCTCACCGACGCCGGCTTCGGGGTGCTGACGCCTGAGGGCACCTACTTCGTCACCGCCGACATCGGGCCGCTCGGCGGCGTCGACGGGATCGAGTTCTGCCGGTCGCTGCCGGAGCGGTGCGGCGTGGTGGCCGTACCGACCCAGGTCTTCTACGACGACCCGGAGGCCGGCCGGCGTCTCGTCCGCTTCGCCTTCTGCAAACGCCCCGAGGTGCTGGCCGAAGCCGTCACCCGGCTGCGCCGGCTGTGA
- a CDS encoding type VII secretion target, giving the protein MAEEPLTVRPEVLRRAASGLDDDAYRLGHGFAGASGLVVVAPEWSAGAALTGLESAVHAWAGGLGARVAGTAGAVRAAAGAYEAVDDRAAGRMGTVPR; this is encoded by the coding sequence ATGGCAGAGGAGCCGTTGACCGTACGACCCGAAGTGCTACGCCGGGCCGCGAGTGGGCTCGACGACGACGCGTACCGGCTGGGGCACGGGTTTGCCGGGGCGTCCGGGCTGGTGGTGGTGGCCCCGGAGTGGTCGGCCGGGGCGGCGTTGACCGGGCTGGAGTCGGCCGTGCACGCCTGGGCGGGTGGGCTCGGCGCCCGGGTGGCCGGCACGGCCGGGGCGGTCCGGGCCGCTGCCGGGGCGTACGAGGCGGTGGACGACCGGGCGGCCGGCCGGATGGGAACCGTGCCCCGGTGA
- a CDS encoding alpha/beta hydrolase, whose amino-acid sequence MTAPATPAAGGTAPPVRPAQPAGTGPARRPAHPADRATVVGYRQLWAADPGAWRVAGVAWRGLTEPVARRADELAANAAVLRGGWSGGAAGAADARLAALRAELTAASPALIETDQVLAEFAGRLGAARARLATAVARADAAGLLVDRQGRVAVDPARAPATVRARPVAAEAGTAIRAALELAGAADREAAGRLDALAAAARAAWVAAPPPGRPPPGAEPAAVRAWWAGLTPAQRRWLVVHEPGLVGRLDGVPAADRDQANRLLLGARREELLAARRRLLERVPRGPVELAGLLRVGKSLAGLDALAARLAGDEQPRAYLLGLGTAGEGRAVVTLGNPDRSTRMLTYVPGMTASLGDVPGELGRAALVLSRCAALAPEEETAAALWLDYDAPDSLHEAAWPGQARDAGPALHRFQEGLRATHDEPPGRQTVLGHSYGSLVVGTAARDHGLAADALVFVGSPGVGVAHAGELGLPPGQVWASTAPDDVIRLARPPDELARRALLGASPVGPAIGSLLGAPERELWFGQDPSHPGFGGRTFPSGRHGHTGYWAADNPALDGMARVVLGR is encoded by the coding sequence GTGACCGCGCCCGCGACACCGGCGGCCGGCGGAACGGCCCCGCCCGTACGCCCGGCACAACCCGCCGGGACCGGCCCGGCCCGACGCCCCGCCCACCCCGCCGACCGGGCAACCGTCGTGGGCTACCGGCAGCTCTGGGCGGCCGACCCGGGGGCGTGGCGGGTCGCCGGGGTGGCCTGGCGAGGGCTGACCGAGCCGGTGGCGCGCCGGGCCGACGAGCTGGCCGCCAACGCGGCGGTGCTGCGAGGCGGCTGGTCGGGCGGTGCGGCCGGTGCCGCCGACGCCCGGCTCGCGGCGCTGCGCGCCGAGCTGACCGCGGCCTCCCCCGCCCTGATCGAGACCGACCAGGTGCTGGCCGAGTTCGCCGGCCGGCTGGGCGCGGCCAGGGCCCGGCTCGCCACCGCGGTGGCCCGCGCGGACGCGGCGGGGCTGCTGGTCGACCGGCAGGGGCGGGTCGCCGTCGACCCCGCCCGCGCGCCGGCGACCGTCCGGGCCAGGCCGGTGGCGGCCGAGGCGGGCACGGCGATCCGGGCGGCGCTGGAGCTGGCCGGGGCGGCCGACCGGGAGGCTGCGGGCCGGTTGGACGCGCTGGCCGCCGCCGCCCGTGCGGCGTGGGTCGCCGCGCCGCCGCCCGGTCGGCCGCCGCCCGGCGCCGAGCCGGCAGCGGTGCGGGCGTGGTGGGCCGGGCTCACCCCCGCGCAGCGCCGCTGGCTGGTCGTGCACGAGCCGGGGCTGGTCGGTCGCCTCGACGGGGTGCCGGCGGCCGACCGCGACCAGGCCAACCGGCTGCTGCTCGGGGCACGGCGGGAGGAGCTGCTGGCCGCGCGGCGGCGACTGCTGGAGCGGGTGCCGCGCGGGCCGGTCGAGCTGGCCGGGCTGTTGCGGGTCGGGAAGTCCCTGGCGGGGCTGGACGCGCTGGCCGCCCGCCTGGCCGGCGACGAGCAGCCCCGCGCCTACCTGCTGGGGCTGGGCACGGCCGGCGAGGGACGGGCGGTCGTGACGCTGGGCAACCCGGACCGGTCGACGCGGATGCTGACCTACGTGCCGGGGATGACCGCCAGCCTCGGCGACGTGCCCGGCGAGCTGGGCCGGGCAGCCCTGGTGCTGTCCCGCTGCGCCGCCCTCGCCCCCGAGGAGGAGACAGCCGCGGCGCTCTGGCTGGACTACGACGCCCCCGACTCCTTGCACGAGGCGGCGTGGCCGGGCCAGGCCCGGGACGCCGGCCCGGCGCTGCACCGGTTCCAGGAGGGGCTGCGGGCGACCCACGACGAGCCCCCGGGCCGGCAGACCGTGCTGGGGCACAGCTACGGCTCACTGGTGGTCGGCACGGCCGCCCGCGATCACGGGCTGGCCGCCGACGCGCTGGTCTTCGTCGGCTCGCCCGGGGTGGGGGTCGCGCACGCCGGTGAGCTGGGCCTGCCACCCGGACAGGTCTGGGCGAGCACCGCGCCGGACGACGTGATCCGGTTGGCCCGGCCGCCGGACGAGCTGGCCCGGCGGGCCCTGCTGGGTGCGTCGCCGGTCGGCCCGGCGATCGGGAGCCTGCTCGGCGCGCCGGAGCGCGAGCTGTGGTTCGGGCAGGATCCGTCCCACCCGGGCTTCGGCGGGCGCACCTTCCCCAGCGGCCGGCACGGCCACACCGGCTACTGGGCGGCCGACAACCCGGCCCTCGACGGGATGGCCCGGGTGGTGCTCGGCCGCTGA
- the glmS gene encoding glutamine--fructose-6-phosphate transaminase (isomerizing) — MCGIVGYAGARPALGIVLDGLRRLEYRGYDSAGVAIVCDDVLLTEKKAGKLANLEKVLSERAAEDPTSCAASPIGIGDGTTGIGHTRWATHGGPTDRNAHPHLAPDGRVAVIHNGIIENFARLRAELEADGVQFTSDTDTECAAHLLSAALADLRAAGHPDGPQLLAAGMRVVCQRLEGAFTLLAVDAAVPGAVVGARRNSPLVVGRGDGENYLASDVAAFIEHTREAVELGQDQIVLITGDTIEITDFAGQPASGKDFHIDWDSSAAEKGGYDWFMLKEIEEQPQAIADTLLGRLTESGEIMLDEVRLSDQDLRDVDKIFIVACGTAYHSGLVAKYAIEHWTRIPCEVELASEFRYRDPVLDRSTLIVVISQSGETMDTLMALRHAKEQKARVLAICNTNGSTIPRESDAVLYTHGGPEIAVASTKAFLTQLVACYLIGLHLAQVRGIKFADEVAAVVAQLQEMPGKLRELLERIEPVRELARDLKTEPTVLFIGRHVGYPVALEGALKLKELAYMHAEGFAAGELKHGPIALIDKGTPVICIVPSPVGRGMLHDKVVSNIQEVRARGARTIVIAEEGDEAVVRYADHLIRVPRTPTLLAPLVTTVPLQVLAAEIAAARGHDVDQPRNLAKSVTVE; from the coding sequence ATGTGTGGAATCGTGGGTTACGCCGGCGCGCGCCCGGCGCTCGGCATCGTGCTCGACGGACTGCGGCGGCTGGAGTACCGCGGCTACGACTCGGCCGGCGTCGCCATCGTCTGCGACGACGTGCTGTTGACCGAGAAGAAGGCCGGCAAGCTGGCCAACCTGGAGAAGGTGCTCTCCGAGCGGGCCGCCGAGGATCCCACGTCCTGCGCGGCCAGCCCGATCGGCATCGGGGACGGCACCACCGGCATCGGGCACACCCGCTGGGCCACCCACGGCGGTCCGACCGACCGCAACGCCCACCCGCACCTCGCCCCCGACGGCCGCGTCGCCGTGATCCACAACGGCATCATCGAGAACTTCGCGAGGCTGCGCGCCGAGCTGGAGGCCGACGGCGTCCAGTTCACCAGCGACACCGACACCGAGTGCGCCGCGCACCTGCTCTCCGCCGCGCTGGCCGACCTGCGCGCCGCCGGTCACCCCGACGGGCCGCAGCTGCTCGCCGCCGGCATGCGGGTGGTCTGCCAGCGGCTGGAGGGCGCGTTCACGCTGCTCGCCGTCGACGCCGCCGTGCCCGGCGCGGTGGTCGGCGCCCGGCGCAACTCGCCGCTGGTGGTCGGGCGGGGCGACGGGGAGAACTACCTCGCCAGCGACGTGGCGGCGTTCATCGAGCACACCCGGGAAGCGGTGGAGCTCGGCCAGGACCAGATCGTCCTCATCACCGGCGACACCATCGAGATCACCGACTTCGCCGGCCAGCCCGCCAGCGGCAAGGACTTCCACATCGACTGGGACTCCTCCGCCGCCGAGAAGGGCGGCTACGACTGGTTCATGCTCAAGGAGATCGAGGAGCAGCCGCAGGCCATCGCCGACACGCTGCTCGGCCGGCTCACCGAGTCCGGCGAGATCATGCTCGACGAGGTCCGCCTCAGCGACCAGGACCTGCGCGACGTCGACAAGATCTTCATCGTCGCCTGTGGCACCGCGTACCACTCCGGTCTGGTCGCCAAGTACGCCATCGAACACTGGACGAGGATCCCGTGCGAGGTGGAGCTGGCCAGCGAGTTCCGCTACCGCGACCCGGTCCTCGACCGGTCCACGCTGATCGTGGTGATCTCGCAGTCCGGCGAGACGATGGACACCCTGATGGCGCTGCGGCACGCCAAGGAGCAGAAGGCCCGCGTCCTGGCCATCTGCAACACCAACGGCTCGACCATCCCCCGGGAGTCCGACGCCGTCCTCTACACCCACGGCGGGCCGGAGATCGCCGTCGCGTCCACCAAGGCGTTCCTCACCCAGCTCGTCGCCTGTTACCTGATCGGCCTGCACCTGGCCCAGGTGCGCGGCATCAAGTTCGCCGACGAGGTGGCCGCCGTCGTCGCCCAGCTCCAGGAGATGCCGGGCAAGCTGCGCGAGCTGCTGGAGCGGATCGAGCCCGTCCGCGAGCTGGCCCGCGACCTGAAGACCGAGCCGACCGTGCTCTTCATCGGCCGGCATGTGGGCTACCCGGTGGCCCTGGAGGGCGCGCTCAAGCTCAAGGAGCTGGCCTACATGCACGCCGAGGGATTCGCCGCCGGTGAGTTGAAGCACGGCCCGATCGCGCTGATCGACAAGGGCACCCCGGTGATCTGCATCGTGCCGTCCCCGGTCGGCCGGGGCATGCTGCACGACAAGGTGGTCTCCAACATCCAGGAGGTGCGGGCGCGCGGCGCCCGGACCATCGTCATCGCGGAGGAGGGCGACGAGGCGGTCGTCCGCTATGCCGACCACCTGATCCGCGTGCCGCGTACGCCGACGCTGCTCGCGCCGCTGGTCACCACCGTGCCGTTGCAGGTCCTGGCGGCCGAGATCGCCGCCGCCCGGGGGCACGACGTGGACCAGCCCCGGAACCTGGCCAAGTCGGTCACCGTCGAGTAG